Proteins from one Streptosporangium becharense genomic window:
- a CDS encoding APC family permease: MSKVTDLVKRLFIGRALRSTQLHEQLLPKRIALPVFASDALSSVAYAPQEILVILSLAGVSFYHFSPWVAVAVVVVMLTVVASYRQNVHAYPSGGGDYEVATVNLGPNAGLTVASALMVDYVLTVAVSVANGVDYVGATVPYVAEHKPLVAILIVVVLTLVNLRGIRESGVAFAIPTYAFMAAVIGLVAWGSFRLLVLGEELRAPTADYEIVAEQTNLTSFAAAFLILRAFSSGCAALTGVEAISNGVPAFRKPKSRNAATTLLMMGLVAVTMFVGIISLGLASGVKVAEPSVAARDVLIDGRPAGPGYYQQPIIAQVADAVFGNGSIMFFAISAVTALILFLAANTAFNGFPVLGSILAQDRYLPRQLHTRGDRLAFSNGIVILAAAACLLLWGFDADVSRLLNLYIVGVFVSFTLSQTGMVRHWTRNLRTETNAKIRHRMQRSRTINLFGAMMTGVVLVVVLLTKFTHGAWIVCVAMPVLFLMMKAIHRHYENVARELAVAEDGELDETMLPARNHAIVLVSKIHKPTLRALAYARATRPSKLEAITVGVEGEEAKALEAEWERRGIPVPLKMLDSPYREITRPVLEYVKSLRRRSPRDVVSVYIPEYVVGHWWEHFLHNQSALRLKGRLLFQPGVMVISVPWQLHSSDRLKGRPEPLAPGSVRRPPHGTADGTRSPSGVVRDRGTKP, translated from the coding sequence GTGTCGAAGGTGACGGACCTTGTCAAACGCCTGTTCATCGGGCGTGCGCTGCGGAGCACGCAGCTCCATGAGCAACTGCTCCCCAAACGCATCGCGCTGCCCGTGTTCGCGAGCGACGCGCTCTCCTCCGTGGCCTACGCCCCGCAGGAGATCCTCGTCATCCTCTCCCTGGCCGGAGTCTCCTTCTACCACTTCAGCCCATGGGTCGCGGTCGCCGTCGTCGTCGTGATGCTCACCGTCGTGGCGTCGTACCGGCAGAACGTGCACGCCTACCCCAGCGGGGGCGGCGACTACGAGGTCGCCACCGTCAACCTCGGCCCCAACGCCGGGCTCACCGTCGCCAGCGCGCTCATGGTCGACTACGTGCTCACCGTCGCGGTGTCGGTCGCCAACGGCGTCGACTACGTGGGTGCCACCGTCCCCTACGTCGCCGAGCACAAGCCGCTGGTCGCGATCCTCATCGTCGTGGTGCTGACGCTGGTCAACCTGCGCGGCATCCGGGAGTCCGGCGTGGCCTTCGCGATCCCCACCTACGCCTTCATGGCCGCGGTCATCGGCCTGGTCGCCTGGGGGTCCTTCCGGCTGCTCGTCCTCGGTGAGGAACTGCGTGCTCCCACCGCCGACTACGAGATCGTCGCCGAGCAGACCAACCTGACCTCCTTCGCCGCGGCCTTCCTCATCCTGCGCGCCTTCTCCTCGGGCTGCGCCGCGCTCACCGGCGTCGAGGCGATCAGCAACGGCGTGCCCGCCTTCCGCAAGCCGAAGAGCAGGAACGCCGCGACGACGCTGCTGATGATGGGCCTGGTCGCGGTGACGATGTTCGTCGGCATCATCTCGCTGGGCCTGGCCTCCGGCGTCAAGGTCGCCGAACCCTCCGTCGCCGCCCGGGACGTGCTCATCGACGGCCGGCCCGCCGGGCCCGGCTACTACCAGCAGCCGATCATCGCCCAGGTCGCCGACGCGGTCTTCGGCAACGGCTCGATCATGTTCTTCGCCATCTCCGCCGTCACCGCGCTGATCCTCTTCCTCGCGGCGAACACCGCCTTCAACGGGTTCCCGGTGCTCGGCTCGATCCTCGCCCAGGACCGCTACCTGCCGCGGCAACTGCACACCCGCGGTGACCGGCTCGCCTTCTCCAACGGCATCGTGATCCTGGCCGCCGCGGCCTGCCTGCTGCTGTGGGGGTTCGACGCCGACGTCAGCCGCCTGCTCAACCTCTACATCGTGGGCGTCTTCGTCTCCTTCACGCTCAGCCAGACCGGCATGGTCCGGCACTGGACGCGCAACCTGAGGACCGAGACCAACGCGAAGATCCGGCACCGGATGCAGCGCTCCCGCACCATCAACCTCTTCGGCGCGATGATGACCGGCGTGGTGCTGGTGGTCGTGCTGCTCACCAAGTTCACCCACGGGGCGTGGATCGTCTGCGTGGCCATGCCGGTGCTGTTCCTGATGATGAAGGCCATCCACCGCCACTACGAGAACGTCGCCCGGGAGCTCGCCGTCGCCGAGGACGGTGAGCTGGACGAGACGATGCTGCCCGCGCGCAACCACGCCATCGTCCTGGTCTCCAAGATCCACAAACCGACCCTGCGGGCCCTCGCCTACGCCCGCGCCACCCGCCCCTCCAAGCTGGAGGCCATCACCGTGGGAGTGGAGGGCGAGGAGGCCAAGGCGCTGGAGGCCGAGTGGGAGCGGCGCGGCATCCCGGTGCCGCTGAAGATGCTCGACTCGCCCTACCGTGAGATCACCCGGCCGGTCCTGGAGTACGTCAAGTCGCTGCGCCGCCGCTCGCCCCGCGACGTGGTGAGCGTCTACATCCCCGAATACGTCGTCGGCCACTGGTGGGAGCACTTCCTGCACAACCAGAGCGCGCTGCGCCTGAAGGGCCGCCTGCTCTTCCAGCCCGGGGTGATGGTCATCAGCGTGCCCTGGCAGCTGCACTCCTCCGACCGGCTCAAGGGCCGCCCGGAGCCCCTCGCCCCCGGCTCCGTCCGCCGCCCCCCGCACGGGACGGCCGACGGGACGCGGTCGCCGTCCGGCGTGGTCCGCGACCGTGGCACCAAGCCTTAA
- a CDS encoding class I SAM-dependent RNA methyltransferase → MAIELTVGPVAHGGWCVARHDGRVVFVRHALPGERVMAEVTEETSRFLRADAVEVLEASADRVTPPCPFAGPGRCGGCDWQHASLDAQRRLKADVVAEQLKRLAGIDWKGVVEEVPGASDGLGWRTRVQFAVDRDGTVGLRRHRSHDIEPVDACLIAHPEVENVGAEVMNWRNASSVEVIASGTGDQAVVVAPKPRRTVAVPDLDTSVAVFVAEGKGRTRVVHGRNHLVERVGERDFQVTGSGFWQVHPGAAATLLDAVLEFARPQPGEWALDLYCGVGLFAAGLAEAVGPEGAVFGVESEPVAVRDAERNLRDLPWARFARGRVEDALDRFGIERADLVVVDPPRAGLGREVVDRLTTLRATRIVYVSCDPATLARDLARFAELGYRLADLRAFDAFPMTHHVECAALLVSEPI, encoded by the coding sequence ATGGCGATCGAACTGACGGTGGGACCGGTGGCGCACGGAGGCTGGTGCGTCGCCCGTCACGACGGCCGGGTGGTCTTCGTGCGGCACGCGCTCCCCGGCGAGCGGGTGATGGCCGAGGTCACCGAGGAGACCTCCCGGTTCCTGCGGGCCGACGCGGTCGAGGTCCTGGAGGCCTCGGCCGACCGGGTCACCCCGCCCTGCCCCTTCGCCGGTCCCGGTCGCTGCGGCGGTTGCGACTGGCAGCACGCCTCCCTCGACGCCCAGCGCCGCCTCAAGGCCGACGTGGTCGCCGAACAGCTCAAGCGGCTGGCCGGCATCGACTGGAAGGGCGTCGTCGAAGAGGTTCCGGGCGCCTCCGACGGCCTCGGCTGGCGCACCCGGGTCCAGTTCGCCGTCGACCGTGACGGAACGGTCGGCCTGCGCCGCCACCGCTCCCACGACATCGAGCCGGTCGACGCCTGCCTGATCGCCCACCCCGAGGTGGAGAACGTCGGCGCCGAGGTCATGAACTGGCGCAACGCCTCCTCCGTGGAGGTCATCGCCTCCGGCACCGGCGACCAGGCCGTGGTGGTGGCACCCAAGCCCCGCCGCACGGTGGCCGTGCCCGACCTCGACACGAGCGTGGCCGTCTTCGTCGCCGAGGGCAAGGGCCGCACCCGGGTCGTCCACGGCCGCAACCACCTGGTCGAGCGGGTCGGTGAGCGCGACTTCCAGGTCACCGGCAGCGGTTTCTGGCAGGTCCACCCGGGCGCCGCCGCCACCCTGCTCGACGCGGTCCTGGAGTTCGCCCGGCCGCAGCCGGGCGAGTGGGCCCTCGACCTCTACTGCGGCGTCGGCCTGTTCGCCGCCGGCCTGGCCGAGGCGGTCGGCCCCGAGGGGGCCGTGTTCGGCGTGGAGTCCGAGCCCGTCGCCGTCCGTGACGCCGAGCGCAACCTCCGCGACCTGCCCTGGGCCCGCTTCGCCCGGGGCCGTGTGGAGGACGCCCTCGACCGCTTCGGCATCGAGCGCGCCGACCTGGTCGTCGTCGACCCGCCCCGGGCCGGTCTCGGCCGCGAGGTCGTCGACCGCCTCACCACCCTGCGGGCCACCCGGATCGTCTACGTCTCCTGCGACCCGGCGACCCTGGCCCGCGACCTGGCCCGCTTCGCCGAGCTGGGATACCGCCTCGCCGACCTGCGGGCCTTCGACGCCTTCCCGATGACCCACCATGTGGAGTGTGCGGCGCTGCTGGTCAGCGAGCCGATCTAG
- a CDS encoding Clp protease N-terminal domain-containing protein has translation MPKINVYLPDELAEAVRKAGVPVSAVCQRALEQAVRRVTAIRETALGSADADLLTARLTHFTPRTREVVKLAVEQARNEGVTEVGTEHLLGGMLTEGGNLALQVLGALEIEPAEIRRRLDRPAADSPAASGACGAELTFGATAAAALELTVTEATALGHNYVGCEHLLLGLIAEPDGAAGHILRGLGAEQRLTRRAVVAALAGYVHLRAQTQAAPAPAAPPVAPPAAVANALSEAVRQELRPILRRLERLEERLDAAEGSAGS, from the coding sequence ATGCCGAAGATCAATGTCTATCTGCCCGACGAGCTGGCGGAGGCAGTGCGGAAGGCGGGGGTGCCCGTCTCGGCCGTCTGCCAGCGCGCACTGGAGCAGGCCGTACGGCGGGTGACGGCCATCCGTGAGACCGCCCTGGGCAGCGCGGACGCCGACCTGCTGACGGCTCGCCTCACCCACTTCACGCCCCGCACCCGGGAGGTGGTCAAGCTCGCGGTCGAGCAGGCGCGGAACGAGGGCGTGACGGAGGTGGGCACCGAGCACCTGCTGGGCGGCATGCTCACCGAGGGCGGCAATCTGGCCCTGCAGGTGCTCGGCGCGCTGGAGATCGAACCGGCGGAGATACGGCGCCGGCTGGACAGGCCCGCCGCGGACTCCCCGGCGGCGTCCGGGGCCTGCGGCGCCGAGCTGACCTTCGGGGCAACCGCCGCGGCGGCCCTGGAACTGACCGTCACCGAGGCGACCGCCCTCGGCCATAACTACGTCGGCTGCGAGCACCTGCTGCTCGGGCTGATCGCCGAGCCCGACGGAGCGGCCGGGCACATCCTGCGCGGCCTGGGCGCCGAGCAACGGCTGACCCGCCGGGCGGTGGTCGCGGCCCTCGCCGGGTACGTCCACCTGCGCGCTCAGACGCAGGCGGCCCCTGCTCCGGCGGCTCCCCCCGTGGCACCGCCCGCCGCCGTGGCGAACGCCCTGTCCGAGGCCGTCCGCCAGGAACTGCGACCGATCCTGCGGCGGCTCGAACGACTGGAGGAACGCCTCGACGCGGCGGAGGGGTCAGCCGGTTCGTGA